A region from the Malus domestica chromosome 07, GDT2T_hap1 genome encodes:
- the LOC103435281 gene encoding pumilio homolog 1-like: protein MVTDTYSTMSDMSMRSMLKSGEYNEDLSMLIREQRRQHEASEREKELNIYRSGSAPPTVEGSLNAVGGLFEASSLSGFMKNDSKGFATEEELRADPAYVNYYYSNVNLNPRLPPPLLSKEDWRFAQRLQGGGGVSAVGDRRIGGRSGGEGSLFSVQPGIGGNEENGVAARKGAAEWGGDGLIGLPGLGLGSRRKSIAEIIQDDIHNTNVSRHPSRPASQNAFDDGVDASDTQFAHLQGMSAVQNGGSSSSHTYASALGASLLRSNTPDPQLVARAPSPRIPPVGGGRTSSMDKKVGNGQNSFNGASPKVNESADLAAALSGMNLSTNGRMDEENHARSQIDNHHNRFDMQGDRNHNKQNSYLNKSDSGSFHLHSASQSSNKPYQNMARGSGFGRDLNSPSYMSDDLVDINNPAVSSANSYLRGPVPTLHGRGSSHSHYQNVDNTSFPNYGYSGSPLSPSMMGSPLGNGSLPPLFENAAAASAMGGLDSGAFGGMSLGPNLLAAAAELQNIRVGNHGTGSALQVPMMDPLYVQYLRSNEYAAAQLAALNDPTKDREGMGSMHMDLLGLQKAYLGQFLTPQKSQFGAPYVGKSASLNNGYYGNPAYGHGMSYSGTPLGGPLLPNSPVGPGSPARHGERNLRFSSGLRNMGGGLVGAWHSETGGNLDESFASSLLDEFKSNKTRCFELSEIAGHVVEFSADQYGSRFIQQKLETATIEEKNMVFDEIMPQALSLMTDVFGNYVIQKFFEHGTPAQIRELADQLTGHVLTLSLQMYGCRVIQKAIEFVKLDQQTKMVAELDGHVMRCVRDQNGNHVVQKCIECVPEDAIQFVVSTFYDQVVTLSTHPYGCRVIQRVLEHCHDPKTQQIMMDEILQSVCILAQDQYGNYVVQHVLEHGKPHERSCIIKELTGQIVQMSQQKFASNVIEKCLSFGTLAERQALVTEMLGTTDENEPLQAMMKDQFANYVVQKVLETCDDQQLELILNRIKVHLNALKKYTYGKHIVARVEKLVAAGERRISILAPQASAS from the exons ATGGTCACCGATACTTATTCGACGATGTCCGACATGTCTATGAGATCGATGTTGAAAAGCGGCGAGTACAATGAAGATTTGAGCATGTTGATTCGCGAACAGAGGCGCCAGCACGAAGCAAGTGAGCGGGAGAAGGAACTGAATATATACAGAAGTGGGTCGGCGCCGCCTACCGTGGAAGGTTCGTTAAACGCGGTCGGTGGCTTGTTTGAGGCGTCCTCGCTGTCGGGTTTCATGAAAAACGACAGCAAAGGGTTTGCAACTGAGGAGGAGCTTCGCGCCGATCCAGCTTATGTGAATTACTATTATTCCAATGTCAATCTCAATCCGCGGCTTCCGCCGCCGCTCCTTTCAAAGGAGGACTGGCGTTTTGCGCAGCGGTTGCAAGGCGGAGGTGGAGTTTCGGCGGTTGGAGATAGGAGGATAGGTGGCAGGAGTGGTGGTGAAGGGTCACTTTTTTCTGTGCAGCCGGGGATTGGAGGGAATGAGGAGAATGGTGTGGCGGCGAGGAAGGGTGCTGCAGAGTGGGGCGGTGATGGGTTGATTGGGTTACCGGGGTTGGGACTTGGGAGTAGGCGGAAGAGTATTGCGGAGATTATTCAG GATGATATACATAATACAAATGTCTCAAGGCACCCTTCTCGTCCAGCTAGCCAGAATGCGTTTGATGAtggtgttgatgcttcagataCCCAGTTTGCCCATTTACAGGGAATGTCAGCTGTTCAGAACGGGGGTTCATCCAGTTCTCATACATATGCTTCTGCTCTGGGTGCTTCATTGTTGAGAAGCAATACACCAGACCCTCAGCTTGTAGCTAGGGCTCCTAGTCCTCGAATTCCACCAGTTGGTGGAGGAAGGACTTCCTCCATGGATAAAAAAGTTGGCAATGGTCAAAACTCATTCAATGGTGCCTCGCCCAAAGTGAATGAGTCTGCAGATCTGGCAGCTGCTTTATCTGGTATGAACCTGTCAACTAATGGTAGGATGGATGAGGAGAATCATGCACGATCACAAATTGATAATCACCATAACCGTTTTGATATGCAAGGTGATCGGAACCATAATAAACAAAATTCGTACTTGAATAAGTCTGATTCTGGGAGTTTTCATCTGCATTCTGCTTCTCAATCGTCTAACAAGCCTTATCAGAATATGGCAAGAGGCAGTGGATTTGGCAGGGATCTGAATAGCCCTTCATATATGTCCGATGATCTAGTTGATATTAATAATCCTGCTGTATCTTCTGCGAACTCATACTTAAGAGGACCTGTGCCAACTCTTCATGGCCGAGGAAGCTCACACTCCCACTATCAGAATGTAGACAATACCTCATTTCCGAACTACGGCTATTCTGGTAGTCCTTTGTCTCCATCCATGATGGGTAGTCCCCTTGGTAATGGTAGTTTACCACCCTTATTTGAAAATGCTGCTGCTGCATCTGCAATGGGTGGCTTGGACTCCGGAGCATTTGGAGGTATGTCTCTAGGACCAAATCTGTTGGCAGCAGCCGCTGAATTGCAGAACATTAGGGTTGGAAATCATGGTACTGGGAGTGCTCTTCAGGTTCCCATGATGGACCCATTGTATGTTCAGTACTTGAGATCAAATGAATATGCAGCTGCACAGCTTGCAGCCCTTAATGACCCCACAAAAGATAGGGAAGGCATGGGTAGTATGCACATGGATTTACTTGGTTTGCAAAAAGCTTATTTGGGGCAATTCCTCACACCCCAAAAATCACAATTTGGTGCTCCCTACGTTGGCAAGTCTGCTAGCTTGAATAACGGTTATTATGGAAATCCAGCATATGGGCATGGGATGTCTTATTCTGGAACACCATTGGGTGGTCCCCTTCTTCCAAACTCTCCTGTTGGACCTGGTAGTCCGGCCAGGCATGGTGAGCGGAACTTGCGCTTTTCTTCTGGGTTGAGGAACATGGGTGGAGGTCTCGTGGGAGCTTGGCACTCCGAAACTGGTGGAAATTTGGATGAAAGTTTTGCGTCCTCTTTATTAGATGAGTTCAAAAGCAATAAGACTAGATGTTTTGAACTTTCAGAGATTGCAGGGCATGTTGTTGAGTTCAG TGCCGACCAGTATGGAAGTCGGTTTATTcaacagaaacttgaaactgCCACAATTGAAGAAAAGAACATGGTTTTTGATGAAATTATGCCGCAAGCCCTATCTCTTATGACTGATGTGTTTGGTAATTATGTGATTCAGAAG ttttttgAGCATGGAACTCCAGCACAAATAAGAGAACTTGCGGACCAGCTCACTGGGCATGTGCTGACCCTTAGCCTTCAAATGTATGGCTGTCGAGTGATCCAGAAG GCTATAGAATTTGTTAAGCTGGACCAGCAGACTAAAATGGTAGCCGAACTGGATGGTCATGTTATGCGTTGTGTTCGTGATCAAAATGGCAACCATGTTGTCCAGAAGTGTATTGAATGTGTACCTGAAGATGCCATCCAGTTTGTTGTTTCAACTTTTTATGATCAAGTTGTGACACTCTCAACTCATCCATATGGTTGTCGTGTCATACAG AGAGTTTTGGAGCACTGCCATGACCCCAAAACGCAGCAAATAATGATGGATGAGATTTTGCAGTCCGTTTGCATTTTGGCACAAGACCAGTATGGAAATTATGTCGTGCAG CATGTGCTGGAACATGGAAAGCCACATGAACGGTCATGTATAATTAAGGAACTAACTGGGCAGATTGTTCAAATGAGCCAGCAAAAGTTTGCGTCAAATGTTATAGAAAAGTGTTTAAGTTTTGGAACTCTTGCTGAACGCCAGGCCCTTGTAACTGAGATGCTTGGTACCACTGATGAAAATGAGCCCCTTCAG GCGATGATGAAGGATCAGTTCGCAAACTATGTTGTACAGAAAGTGCTGGAAACTTGTGACGATCAGCAACTTGAACTAATCCTTAACCGAATTAAGGTTCATCTGAATGCTCTGAAGAAGTATACTTATGGGAAGCATATAGTTGCACGTGTAGAGAAACTTGTTGCTGCTGGGG AGAGGAGGATTAGCATTCTGGCTCCCCAGGCATCTGCTTCTTAG
- the LOC103436157 gene encoding thaumatin-like protein: MPISPEIFFLLSFLISLSFTDGTQLIIVNNCKESIWPGILGNAGHTTPQDGGFHLSSGEQQVLNVPENWSGRLWGRQGCCFDEKTGKGTCQTGDCVGLLQCRGLGGVPPATLVEMTLGTSKSALHYYDVSLVDGFNVPVSMRPVGGGGGGGCGVAACEADLNVCCPLALVVKKQGRVVGCKSACLAGKSDRYCCRGAFADPESCRPTVFGHLFKAICPRAYSYAFDDSTGLKTCSAPRYVITFCPPKY; encoded by the exons ATGCCAATCTCGCCTGaaatcttcttcctcctctcctTTCTCATCTCCCTCTCCTTCACAG ATGGGACTCAACTCATCATAGTGAACAACTGCAAGGAAAGCATATGGCCCGGAATCCTTGGCAATGCAGGCCACACAACACCTCAAGACGGCGGCTTCCACCTCTCCAGCGGCGAGCAACAAGTCCTTAACGTCCCCGAAAACTGGTCAGGCAGACTATGGGGCAGGCAAGGCTGCTGCTTTGATGAAAAAACCGGCAAAGGCACATGCCAAACGGGTGATTGTGTTGGGCTCTTACAATGCAGGGGACTCGGCGGAGTCCCTCCAGCCACACTCGTTGAAATGACACTCGGAACCTCGAAATCCGCCTTGCATTACTACGATGTGAGTTTGGTTGACGGTTTCAATGTGCCGGTTTCGATGAGGCCAGtaggtggtggtggcggtggtgggTGTGGAGTTGCTGCCTGTGAGGCTGACTTGAACGTTTGCTGCCCGCTTGCCTTGGTGGTCAAGAAACAAGGTAGGGTTGTGGGGTGCAAGAGCGCTTGCTTGGCCGGGAAATCGGACCGGTATTGCTGCAGAGGGGCGTTTGCGGATCCAGAGAGCTGCAGGCCTACTGTTTTTGGGCATCTTTTTAAGGCTATTTGTCCTAGGGCTTATAGCTACGCCTTTGATGATTCTACAGGGCTTAAGACTTGTTCGGCTCCTAGGTATGTCATTACGTTTTGCCCTCCTAAATATTGA